GTCGCGCTGTCCGGGTGCGTGCCCGCGCGCAGGCGGACGGCGAGGTCGGCCAGGGCCCCGGGGGACACGTCCAGCGGGGCGTCCTCGAGCTGCCCCGTGAGGGACTCCGGGTAGAGCAGCCCGCCCCGGCCCACGGCGGGCAGGAGCCGGACCTCCTCGGCAGCCCCGAGGCCGGGCCGACCCCCGGTCCCCCGACCCGGCGGGCGCCGGTCGGCGTCATCTCGTAGCGCGCCCAGTACACCTCGCGCCGACGCGCGTCCGTCGCCACCAGCAGCCCGTCAGGAGCGGGTATGTCCCCGCCTCCCCCCAGGTGCACGGCATGGGCCAGGGCGTCGAGCGAGCACACGCCCTGAGGTGTCGGCAGGTCACGGCCGAGGGCCAGCACGAGGGCGGTGACGACGCCGACCCGCAGCCCGGTGAACGGACCGGGTCCCACCCCGCAGACCACCGCGGTGACGTCGCGCATCCCCAGCCCCGCCGCGTCGAGGACCTCGCTGACCGCCGGGGCGAGCAGCTCTCCGTGGCGTCGGACGTCGTGCCGGACCACCTCGGCGCGGACGCCGTCGCCGTCGTGGAGGGCGGCACCGACGGTCCCGGTGGCGGTGTCGATCGCGAGCAGCACCCGCTCAGGCTAACGTGGTGGGTGTTGGAGCCCCCTCCCGACCGACTGCAAAGGATGGCCGATGTTCACCAGGTTCTTCGCCCCCACCATCGAGGTCAGCGCGCACTGCGACCTGCCGTGCGGCGTCTACGACCCCGCCCAGGCGCGGATCGAGGCCGAGTCCGTCAAGAAGATCTGCGAGAAGGTCGCGGACAACGACGACGCGGACTTCCGCATGCGCGCCATGATCATCAAGGAGCAGCGCTCCGAGCTCGTCAAGCACCACCTGTGGGTGCTGTGGACCGACTACTTCAAGCCGCCGCACTTCGAGCAGTTCCCCGAGCTGCACGTCCTCGTCAACGAGGCCACCAAGCTCGCGGGTGCCTCGGGCACCAAGGGCAGCTTCGACGTGGCCACGGCCGACGAGCTGCTGGGCAAGATCGAGCGCATCGCGGAGATCTACGCCGAGACCAAGAAGGGCTGACCTCCCCGCACCGACGAGGGCCGCCCCGCCGTTCCCGGCGGGGCGGCCCTCGTCGCGTCGGTCAGCGGCTCAGCGACTCCGCCTGCCCGGCGGACAGCGACCCCCGGCGCTCCAGCTGGTGGACGAGGACCTTGACCACCTCCGGGTCGTACTCGTGCGGGGTGCTGCGCAGGAGGCGCTCCAGTGCCTCGACGGGCGCGCTGCTGCCGGCCAGCCTCGTGCCCCGGCCGGTGAGGTCGTCGTAGGCCGACGCCACCCGGACGATGCGGGAGGCGAGGGCCACGTCGCCCCGCTCGACGGCGCGGTGGTGCGCGAGCCCGACGTCGGCGACGACGGACGCCAGCCGGGACAGCTCGGCCGTGCGTCCGAGGATCGAGGATCCGGTCGAGGCGATCTGCCGCTGGTCGCGGGCGGAGAGCTCCACCGTCGCCCCTCCGGGGACGGGTCGGCTGAGGCCCACCTGACCGATGTCGTGGAGCAGCGCCGCCGCCTCCACGTCACGCAGGTCGGCCGCCTCGACGCCCATGTCGCGGGCGATGGGCACGGCCAGCTCGGCCACCCGGGCGGCGTGGCCCGTCATGGCGAGCCCGGCCTCCTCCGGCAACCGGGCGAGCGCGAAGATCGTCTGCCGCTGGGCCCGCCGGATCCGGCGCTGGCGGTTGACCGCGGGCTGCAGCACCAGGAGAGGCACCAGGAACAGGACCAGGCTCAGGGGGCCGAGCTCGGTCAGGGCCAGGGCCATGACGACCGCGGTCGAGGCCCCGGCCAACGAGACGGGACCCTGCCGCTCGAACTCCCCGCTGAGCGTGGCCCAGGCCATGGTCC
This genomic window from Serinicoccus chungangensis contains:
- a CDS encoding HD-GYP domain-containing protein, with the protein product MILTWETAVVGLAVMVLSEGWRQTSSGPARDAPLTQATATALAMATAWPLTAGEAGHLLGMLGPLLLSTGAVLLVAGWRRRVRSTARELMRLGTSVVVAGVLVRIPGPGGDTLLESVWHTEDATVPIAIMLLLVAVLAAAAPLVWRGVRASVRSRTMAWATLSGEFERQGPVSLAGASTAVVMALALTELGPLSLVLFLVPLLVLQPAVNRQRRIRRAQRQTIFALARLPEEAGLAMTGHAARVAELAVPIARDMGVEAADLRDVEAAALLHDIGQVGLSRPVPGGATVELSARDQRQIASTGSSILGRTAELSRLASVVADVGLAHHRAVERGDVALASRIVRVASAYDDLTGRGTRLAGSSAPVEALERLLRSTPHEYDPEVVKVLVHQLERRGSLSAGQAESLSR
- the sodN gene encoding superoxide dismutase, Ni, translated to MFTRFFAPTIEVSAHCDLPCGVYDPAQARIEAESVKKICEKVADNDDADFRMRAMIIKEQRSELVKHHLWVLWTDYFKPPHFEQFPELHVLVNEATKLAGASGTKGSFDVATADELLGKIERIAEIYAETKKG